A region of the Arthrobacter sp. FW306-07-I genome:
GGATGTGGAACTCGGGGCAGGGCAGGCCCGCTGGCTCGACGCGCAGGAACATTCGGGGACGAATACCGGCTCTTCCCCCACGCACTGCCTCTTCATTGAGCTGAAGGAACCGCGTCCGCAATCCCCCGGCGACCAGGAGCGTTCGCCGGCCACCCACACCGGCCGCCTTGGCCCTAGCGCTTCTTAGCCTGGTCCACGGTCAGCAGCAGCCGGCACCACGCATCAGTAAGCCAGCCCGCAAACTGCTCCGGGGTCCACCCGCGCTGGTCCACCAGCAACACCCAGTACTCGGGCCCGTTCATGCTCCAGACGGCGTCGGCCAGCTCTGCGGCCGGCCGGTCGGTCCGCAGCTCCCCGGTAGCGGCAAGGTCCTCAACAAACTTCAGCATGTTCGCCGCGCGCCGGTCGGAGATCTCCCGCCAGAGCGCAGCGCAATCGGCGTCGGTCCCCGCGGCATCCCGCAGGGCCACATACACCGGCGCGAGCCGGGGCTGGATGGCGGCCAGGGCGTGGGCGTAGATCGAGATCTTGTCGGCGGCGCGCTCCGCTTCCCTCAGGCGAATGACATAGTCGCGGCTCTCGGCGGGAACCGCATGGCCGGTCCCGGAGATGGCAGTTTCCACTACTTCCCGCAGCAGGTCAGGCTTGCGCCCGATGGCGGCGTAGACAGTGTCGACGGCGACACCCGCCCTCCGCGCAATGCCCGCCACAGTGGTGGAACGGTACCCCTCCCCCACAAACAATTCACGAGCGGCGGCCAGTACGGCATCCCGCGTTGCGGCCGCCTGTTGCTTCCGCCGGGGCGAGTGGTAGCGGCGCGCAGGGGCATTGACTTCACTCATCGCCGGGCCTAGCCTTAATTGATCCGAGTATGCTTCGGATGAATTCTAGCAGGAAGCCCCAGGCCGCCAAGAGCCCATCGCAAAGAAGCGGCAAAGGGGTGGAAGGGCAGGCCATCATGTCAGAGCACTTCGACACCGTCGTCGTCGGCGGCGGCCAGGCCGGATTGGCCATGGGCTACCACCTGTCCCGCCTCAAGCGTCACTTCGTCATCCTCGACGAGAACCCCAGGACCGGTGACAGCTGGCGTGCCCGCTGGGAGTCGCTCCGGCTCTTCACCCCCGCCCGGTACGACGCCCTTCCCGGCAGCCGCTACCCAGCCCCGCCCTGGTCCTACCCGTCGCGGGAAGAGTTCGCCGACTACCTCAGCGGCTACGCGGACCGCTTCGCACTGCCGGTCCGGAACAACTTCCGGGTCACCGGCGTGAGCCACACCGGACAGTGCTTCGTCATCGAAACGGACAACCAACGCATCGAAGCCGACAACGTAGTGGTCGCCCCGGGCTGGGACCGGAAGCCCAAGGTGCCGGCTTTCGCACAGCAGCTCAGCCCGCACATCAAACAGCTCACGGCGGGCAGCTACAAGAGCCCAGCGGACCTCGCGCCAGGCCCGGTCCTGGTGGTCGGCGCGGGCAACTCCGGCGCGGACATCGCCCTGGAGCTGGCCCCGACCCGCAGGACATACATCTCCGGCAGGCACCCCGGCGAAATCCCCTGGCCCATCGACGCCCTGGCCACCCGCCCCCTCACCCTCGCCGTCTTCTTCGCGTTCTCGCACGTCCTGAACCTCAACACGCCTGCCGGCCGGAAGGCCCGCCCGCAGATCCTGGCACACAGCGGACCCCTGGTCAGGGTGAAGAACCGCGACCTGGTGCGTGCCGGCGTCGAACGCGTTCCCAGGACGGAAGGAACCAGGGATGGGTTTCCCATACTCGCGGATGGCCGGGCACTCGAGGTGGCCAGCATCATCTGGTGCACCGGTTTCACGCCGGACCTGGGGTGGATCCACCTGCCGGTGTTCGGCCCGGACGGCGAACCGGAACATGACCGCGGGGTGGCCAAAGCGCAGTCGGGACTCTACTTCCTGGGCGCCATCTTCCAGCAGTCGCTGGCGTCCTCCATGGTCCACGGGGTAGGCCGGGACGCGGCCTTCATCGCCCGGCATATCGCCGCACGCACGCCACAAGCACCGGCAGCACGCCCCCGGCAAAAGGACGTCAGGCCGGAAGGTTCAGCTGCTCCACAATGATGCGGGCGGTTCCGGGGTCGCCCAGGATCTTGAAGTGCCCGGCCACCGGCAGTTCGATGTTGGTGGCGCCGGGCAGGACGCTTCCCTCCGGAATGTGCGGGTCAAAGGGTCCGTAAATGGATGTAATCCGGCTGTTGATGGTGAGCTCGCGGGACAGCTGGAGCGTCAGGGCGTTCCGGGGCGAGAAGATCCGCAGGCTTGGCAGCAGCATGTACCGGGCGTAACGCGAGCCGGAAAACGGTGCGCACACGGAGATCATCCGGTCGATCCGGTGTTCGGGATCCAGGGACAGCATGGTGTATTTGCCAATCAGCCCACCCTTGCTGTGCGCCACCAGGATTGCGCCGCGCAGCCCCGCCTCCTCCAGGTGCTGGGCCACGAGCTTGGCGGCCTCCGGCACCTTCAGCTTGTTGCGCTGGAGTACGGTGACCACGTGGACGGGATGCCCGGCGTCGTGGATGGCCTGGATGACCGGCATCATGAACTGCCAGTTTTCGTACACGCCGGGGATGATCACCACGGGCGCGCGGGTCCCGTTCCGGAAGGACGCCGGCTGCACGCGCGACAGGAAGCCGCGCACCTGCCAGCCCGCGGCGTACACATAGTCCTGCGCCCACCACACGGCCTTCTGCAGTGGACTGATGCGGGCAGCGGCGCCGGGATGACTCATGTGTCGAGAATAACCTCGACGGCCGCGCTACCCACCAAACCGGCCCGCAAACACGGTCAGTAGTTGCGGCGGTGCTTCAGGCGGGGAATTACGACGGCGAACACGGCTGCCGCCGCGAACCCCAGGATTCCGGTGGCTGAGATCCCCGGGCCCAGGGAGGCGAGCGCGGTCACCCCCGACAGGAGGACGGGACCGCCGGTGGACCCGGCGTCGGCCATGAACCGCCAGAGGCCCAGGAACTGCCCCCGGCCGCGGTCCGGCGAGAAGTCGGCGCCGAGCGTCATCACCAGCCCGGAGCTGATGCCGTTGCCGAAACCGATCAACAGCGCCGCCAGCAGCAGCCCAACAAAGGATCCGGTGAGCGGGATCAGGAGCAGCGCCGTCCCCATGAGCAGCGTGGACGGGATTGCCACCCACTGCCGGCCCTTGCGGTCCATCAGTTTCCCGGCGGGATAGAACACCAGCATGTCGATCGCGCCGGACAACCCATAGATAAGGGAGGCCGAGGTGGCGTCCATTCCCAGGTGGTCGGACCAGAGCGGAATCACCACCTGGCGGGAGGACCGCAGTGCGCTGAGCAGCAGGATGCCAACGCCCAGTGAAAGGAACACGCCCGCGTGTGAGACCGCGACGCTGCGGAGGGTGGGCTGGGGGCCGGCATCCCCGCCCGGCCGGACCTCCGGCGTCGTCAGGTCCGGAATGGTGAGCGACAGCAGCGCGGCGGCCGCCATGGCCACCACGCCCACCCAGTAGGCGCCTGCAAGGCCGAAGAACTGCATCACGGCGGCCCCCGCAAACGGACCGATGAACACGCCGATCCGGTTCACACCGCCCAGGGTGGACAGCGCCCGGGCACGGAACGCCACGGGCACGGCCTCGGTGAGGTACTTCTGCCGGGCCAGGCCAAACACCGCCCCGGACATTCCGACGACGGCCATCGCCACCGCGAGCAGCCACAGTCCGTTCGAGGCAAGGGTGGAGGAGACGGCGGCTGCTGCCAGCGCCAGGCCGGCAGCGACGGCGGCGCCCACGATGGACCAGCGCTCACCGAAGCGGAGGGTCACCAGGGACGCGGGCAGGTTGAAGAACCAGGACCCCAGGCCGATCAGGGTGACGATCAGGGCCGCCACTGCCACCGACGCTCCCAGTTCGCGGGCGGACAACGCCACCACCGGCAGGATGGCACCTTGCCCGATCCCGAAAAGCAGTGTGGGGCCGAAAGCGGCAACCGCAATGCTGCGCAGGCTGAAAGGCTCAGGATCATCAGGGGAAGTCATCAGATTTATCCTATGGCCGCCCATTGTGGTCCCCCTGCATTGGAAAGGGGGCCTGGTACAGGGGTTCCTCGCCCGCCCTTCCTCCTAGAATCTCCGTACGCAGCACATTGGGGTGATGCCACATGGCGGGAAAGCACGAAACTCCGCGTGAGGAAGGGATCGTGGAGCGTCTACAGGACCTTGTCCTGAAGACTCCGGACATGGCGGAGCTGCTCCACGAACTCGTGACCCTCTCTGCCGCGGCGCTTTCCGTCCACACCAGGCTGCTCTGCGGCGTCACTATGGTGCGGAAGAAGAAATCGGCAACGGTGGCCACCAGCCATTCGCGGGTCAAAGCCATGGATGAGCTGCAGTATGCCTATGGCGACGGGCCTTGCCTGACCGCCCTCCGGGACCTGGTCACCGTCTACATCCCCACATTGCATGAGGAGAGCCGCTGGCCCCATTACTGTGCCACGGCCTGGGACGAAGGCATCCGCTCCATCCTCTCCGTTCCGCTGCCGCTGGAAGGGGAGGCAAGTGCGGCACTCAATCTGTACGCCGCCCAAACGCACGCGTTCAGCGATGAAGCAATTCACAAGGCGGAAGTGCATGCGGGCCAGGCCTCCAAGGCGCTGCGCCTGGCCGTGCGCCTGGCACAGCTGACGGAGGACCGCGACAACCTGGCAGCAGCACTGGAGTCGAGGACCATCATCGACCTGGCAACGGGAATCATCATGGCCCAGAACAACTGCAACCAGGACACCGCCATCAAGGTCCTGCGGAGCGCCTCCAACACCCGCAACCGCAAGCTTCGGGACGTGGCAGCCTTGCTGGTGGCCTCGGTGGGCAAGGATCCCAACGTCATTACGCACTTCGACTGAGGCTTAGGTGCAACAGGGGCAAGGTTCACCGGACGCGCGGCTCGAACCCGGCCAGGGCCCGGAAGAAATTCACCAGCTCAACAATGGCGCCAATGATCGAACCCACGATCCCGAGCACCAGGAACACCCGCACCACTACGGGCCAGCCGGACCAGCTGGTGCCGAAATCGAAGGGGAAGACCTGCCACATTCGCAGCATGGCCGCCACCCCTATGCCCATGACCACAATGTTTCCCAGCGAAAGGAGGGCCCGCGAATGGATCACCGCGCAGACCAGGTTCACAATGATGCCGGCGATGAGGGATGCGTTGATGAGCTCAAGGACGCGGGTCATGTCCGCGGTGAGGAACGGAACTATCTGCCAGCCCGGCCAGACGTTGATCCCCCACAGCAACAGGGCGTTGATCACGGCGGAGCCAACGTTGCCGCTCCGGCTGGTGGTAGTCCTGGCCGCCATGCCAACAGCGTCCCGCATGGACAGCCGCGGCAAAAAGTGCCGAAGGTCCCCCGACGCAGGAAGCGCCCGGGGACACCGCCTGCAGGGGACGGCAGGCCGTTCGGCACTGTTCCAGCGGTCCCGGCAGCACGGAGCCTATTTGGAAACGGAGCCTTTTTGAAGGAGGTGGTTGGCAGTGTTCACTCTTCGCACCCTTGGCGGGATCGCCCTCCTGATGGCTGGGAGCAGCTGGCTGTGGCTGACGCCCACGTTCGCCAGCAAAGGGGTCAACACCTCCGGCGTCTGGTGGGCCATCACCATGGTGCTGTCGCTGCTGACCGTGCTGGGATTCCTGGTGGCCACGTGGGGACTGTTCGCCCGGTGGAGCTGGTGGGAGTACGCAGCCCTGGCCTCTGCGGCGCTGGGGCTGGTCACCCTGGTGCCGTTCTGGGAGGCGGCAACGGGCGGAGGCGAGACGGTGGGGACCACCGCATGGAACGTCTTCGTGCACGTCCTGATGGTGGCCGGCGTCGCGGTGTTGCTGCTGGTACCGCCCCTGGAACGCTGGGTCAACCAGCAGGTGATGGGCTAGCTGGAGGTCAGTAACCGGCCAGGAGCTCAGCGGCCTTGCCGTTCGCTGCCGCGTTCACCAGTTCTTCGGCCACGATGTGCAGCTTGGTGTTGGCGTGCTGGCTCCTGCTGGCCAGGAGTTGGAATGCGGCAGGGCCGTCCACTCCCTGCAGTGCCATGACAATGCCCTTCGCCTGTTCAATCAGGGCCTTATGCCCGAGGGCTCCCTCGATGGCTTCCTCGGCGGCGTGCTGGGACTCGATACGCAGGCTTTGGGTCACGTCCACCATGAAGCCGCGGACGTAGTCCACCTGTCCGGATGGTTCCACGACAGCTTGGATGGCAGAAAAAACGCGCCGTTCCCTGCCCCGGACGTCAATGACCCGGTGCAGCAGCGCCCCTTGGCCGCCGCCTTCCAGGAGGTCCGCCCAGATCTCCTGGATGCGCTCCCGATCCAATTGGTGCTTGTGGGCCATGAACAGTTCGAAGGTGGGCACCACCTCACCCTGCTTGAGTCCGTGTATGCCGTACATGCCCTCGGACCACACCATTTTCCCGGAGGGGACATGCAGTTCGAACGTCCCTGAGGGGCAATGGGCAGAGGGCTGCAGCGGATAAAGATACGTATCAAGCTTTGACCACATACATTCCTCCCAAAGTCAGGTGCACCCCCGGCGGGCTAACGGCACCCACCCTAACCGACCAGTATGAAAAGGACACGTCATATTCCGCCCAGCAGATGCCGGAAAAGTACAGGGGTCACAAAGATGCGGGGACGGAGTACTGTTCGCCCTAGGGGGCGCTGGCGGTCTGCGCCCACAGCCAAGGGGAGGTCATTTCATGGGTGAAGTGTGGATCCGCACGCTGGGCAACGGGCTGGTCCGGGCCGATCGAGTCACCGAGATTACATCCACCCGCGGGTCCCGGCAGGAGGACCGCGGGTATTCACTGAAGGTCATTGTGGACGGCAAGAGCCACGTGCTGATTGACGACGGCGGGTTGCAGGGCTCCCTGCCCGAGCGGCTGGAATATGCCAGGCACATGGAGGACGCCCTGCTGCTGGCAATCGACGAGGCGCGGGGAAGCGACGTGTCCATGGTGGTCTCCTACGAACCGGAACGCGAGCGCTGGTCGGCCGCTCCCGTATCAGTATTAACGGGAAAGCTCCCCGAAGTCGTCTAACAGGCAAAGCCCCAACTGGGTCGCAGTTGTTGTCGTTTTCGGGGCTGATAACGACATTAACTGCGACTCAGTTGGGGCCTGGGACGGACATCAGCTGTGGGTCGGTTCCTCGACGAGCGCAGTGGCGATGCTGGCAGCGTCCTCCAGCGCGGCGAGGAAGCGCTCGGCGTCCAGGGCTGCGGCGCAGCCGGTTCCGGCGGCGGTGATTGCCTGGCGGTACCGGTGGTCCACGGCGTCGCCGCAGGCAAAGACACCGGGCAGGTTGGTGCACGTGGTGGGCGCGTCAACCTTGATGTAGCCTTCCTCGTCCAGGTCCACCTGGCCGGCCACGAGGTCGGTGCGCGGCAAATGGCCGATGGCCACGAAGATGCCGGTGGCGTCCTGGTGCCGGGTTTCCCCTGTGCGGGTGTCCGTAAGGGTGACGCCGGTGACTTTGCCGTCGCCGTGGATGGCCGTGACGGCGGAGTTCCAGGCGAAGCGGATCTTGGGGTTGTCCTTGGCACGCTGGGCCATGATGCGGGAGGCCCGGAGCTCGCCCTTGCGCACGACGACGGTGACGGACTTTCCGAAGCGGGTCAGGAAGGTTGCTTCCTCCATGGCGGAGTCGCCGCCGCCCACCACGATGATGTCCTGTTCGCGGAAGAAGAAGCCGTCGCAGGTGGCGCACCAGGAAACGCCGTGGCCGCTGAACTTTTTCTCCTCCGGCAGGCCGAGTTCCTTGTAGGCGGAGCCGGTGGCCAGGATGACAGCCGTTGCCTCGTAAGTCTCCCCGCCGCCGGTGACCACGCGCTTGACGGGACCTTTGAGGTCAACGGACGTGGCGTCGTCGTACTCAATACGCGCGCCGAACTTTTCCGCCTGCTGCTGCAGCCCGTCCATCAGCTCCGGGCCCTGGACGCCGCCCGGGAAGCCCGGGAAGTTTTCCACTTCGGTGGTGTTCATCAGCGCGCCACCGGCGGTGACGGACCCGGCCAGGACCAGGGGGTTCAGGCCGGCGCGGGCGGCGTAAATGGCGGCGGTGTAGCCGGAGGGGCCGGAGCCGATGATGATCAGCTGTTCTTTGCTCATTGGTTGTCCTTCGGTGGCGGTACTACTGGGCGTCCGCGTGCTGCGCGGGCAGGAGTTCGGTGATCAGTTTTTCAATGCGTGCCTTGATCTCATCACGGATCGGACGAACCGAGTCAACGCCCTTGCCGGCCGGATCCTCCAGTTCCCAGTCCTCGTAACGCTTGCCCGGAAAAACCGGGCACTCGTCACCGCATCCCATAGTGATCACCACGTCCGATTCTTTCACTGCCTCGGTGGTAAGCATCTTCGGGACCTCCGCGGAGAGGTCAATACCTACCTCCGCCATGGCCTCCACGGCGGAGGGGTTCACCTTCTCCGCGGGCTGGGATCCGGCGGAACGCACCTCCACGGTTCCCCGGGACAGGGAGGTCAGGAAAGCGGCCGCCATCTGGGACCGGCCTGCGTTGTGGACGCAAACAAAGAGGACGGAAGGCTTGCCGGCGGGATCGGCGCTCATGGGTGCTCCTCAAACTGATAGAAAACTACTTGCGGTGTAACAAACGTCACTGTGTTGCGCTCATCACATTCGTTGCCTAACCTAGTGGAGGCTTAAGCAAACAGGCCATGCAAGAAGCTGCAGCGTCGCAGCCAATGCCGGGGAAGGCTTTACAACTTGAACTCTAAGCTGAACATTGTGGTCCGGGTGGATCTGGACCACAGCAAGGCCCAGGTGATTGCAAAGGGGCATATCACCATCCACAGCGTCAACGCCCTCTATGTAGTGGCAAAGCGTGCCAACTCCCTCAGGGGAGGCCTGGACCTGGAGCTGGACGTTTCCAGCGCCCTGGTTGATGAGGAGGCGCTGGACATGCTCCATACCGCCTCCGAAACACGGCACCTGCCCGCAAAGATCGATCCGGACCAGGCACCCTGCACCATCAGCGTGCTGGCCGAGCGCCGAGATCCGCGTCCCAGGGCAGTCCGCCTGGCTGCATAAAACCTTCCGGCCGCTCGCCGCGCCCACTTTTCGGGCCAGAGCCGGCCGGCCACCACTTTGCTTTACCGCTCCCAACGACCCGAAGTGCAGCCGCATCTGAACAGACGGATGGCTGCACTTCGGGGCCCGGGGAGCCTATTACAGGCCCCGCCTGCCAGGCGTTAGAACAGCTGAACGCTGCGGGCCAGGATCTCCTGTAGTTCCTCGACGGCGAGGCCGGCAGCTTTGCCAAGAGCTTCGGGGGCCGCGCCCAACCGGGAAGCGGCCCGCACGGCATTCTCGAAGCGTTCCTGCGCTGCGTCCATTTCCCACTGGAGGCTTTCCAGCATGGCGGATTCCAGCCGCACGGCCTCCATGGAATCAGCGGTGATGCCAACGTCCATCTTGAAGCCGCAGGCGCAGGCCCACTCCCTGGAGTCAAGTTCCGTCGAAGCCCAGCTCAGCGACGGCACAGGCACTGGAATCGAACTCATTGCGGTGCCGCAGTGGAAGGGGGCGGCAGGGTCAGCCAGGGCACGATCCGAGGCATTCACGGCAACGGAAGAACCACGCAATCCCGACGGGTGGTCCAGGGCAATGGGCACGGCCTTCTGCACACATTCGACGCGACGGCCCGTAAAGGTCGATTGTCCCGGTGCCTGAGGTTCAAGTACTGCAGTCATTCGATCCGCCATCCGATTGATAAACAAGTATGTAGCTAGTCTAACTAGGATTCTCTACTTGTCTAGCGTACGGAAACGCCGGGTTTGGCATTGACGGCGTCCACCGCTTCACGCATCCGTTCCAGGAAGTGCATCACGGCTTTGATCTCCTCGGGAGACAGGGATTCGGCAGCCTCCAGCATGCGCTTGTGCATCTGGTTCAGGTTGTGCCGGACCTCTTCGTCAGCACCGGGAGTGGGCCTCAGAATCACAGCGCGCCGGTCCGTGGGATGGGGTTCCCGAAACACATACCCACCCGCAACCAGCCGATCGACCAGGCTTGTCATTGAAGCGGAGGTGATGGCCAGGCGGGCGGCAAGTTCTGTGGGCCGGATGCCGATTCCGGCCGATTCCGCGTCTATGAGGTACCGCAGGGCCAGGAGGTCCGTCTCCCCCATTGCCACGGAGGAACGGGTGCGCCTTCTCATGGCGCTTTCGGATGTCCGGAACTCCCGGAGGGCGTTGATGACGTCGACTGCGCGGGGCTCGGCACCCGCCGAGGATGGGTACCGTGAGCCTTCGCTTGCACCATGCGGGTTCATGCGAATTCCTTCGATATCCTACTTGCTTGGCTGTCTAACAAACCCATCGTAGCCCACTCGCCGTCCCTCCACCTCCATAACGATGCAAAGCATGTTCAGGTACCTCGCGCAGCCCGACGGGAAAAGTAGAGTACTGGCTACTCGTGCCCGGGCATCGGCAGCCCAATAGGTTTCTATGCAACCCGCCGCGCCTGTAGCTGGTGGGCGTAAAGGAATGGGGGTGCGTCAGTGGCAGTTGGCCCGGCAAACAACAAGGCGCTTGAGCGGCAGGGGTTCCTGCTGGACCTCGTAACGGGGGCCGACGGCGAGGCAGGGTCCCTGCAGATACTCGCCGACGCTGCAGCCCACTGGGTCAGTACCACGGCAGGTGCGGCGATGGAATGTGCCGTGGTCTTGCACCGCCAGCGGTCCTGCCTTGCCACGGCCGGAAGCACATCCGGCGCGGCTGGCCTGGCAGCGTCCGAGGACGAGCACGGAGACGGCCCCACAGCACTCGGTTCCGTACTGGCTGCTCCAACAGTCATCAATCAGGCCGGCGGGCGCTGGCAGGCCTACCGGAGGCGGTTGGTGGACAACGGCTTCGGCGCAGCCCTTGCCGTCCCCCTGGATCTAAAGCCCGGCTTGGCCGGCGCACTGGTCTTCCTGGCCCCGGCCAATGTCGGATTCACCGCCAAGGTTGTCAATGACGCCGCCTGGTTCGTCGAGGTGGCATCGCACAGCCTGAAGCTGGCACTGGACGTCCACGGCGTCATCCGTGCCGGCGACAACCTTAAGCAGGTACTGGAGAGCAGGACCAGCATCGACGTTGCCTGCGGAGTGCTCATGGCGCAGAACCGCTGCTCCTATGCTGAAGCCTTCAGCAAGTTGGCCGGCACCTCCAGGAACCGCAACCTCAAAGTGCGCAGCGTCGCGGACAGCATCCTCCGGGCGATGCCCAGCGGCCCGCCGGGAACCCGCTTCGAGCCTCCGGCAATCGCCTAATCCCGCCGCGCAACTCCCCGCGGCCAATGGCGGGAGGGCAAGGCAAGGGTGACCGCGCGGCTAATGACGCGCCCGGGCCCGGATAAGTGCTGCCGCCAGAAGTCCTGCACACCCGAGTGAAGCCAGCATGCCACCAAGAGCCACGAAGTAATCGGTAATGGTCATTGTCCTGCGCTCCTTCCCTGCTACCGCCTGATGGGCACAAGCTACCCGGCGAAACTCAGGCTTCCCTGAAGGATCGCCGGCAGGTTTGATCAAGATCCGGTTAAGGAGACCTGCGGGCATCCGCATACTTTGACCCGCGATCTTCCCTGCATCACGGCATTCCGTATTATTCAGGCATGTGGACTAAACAAAGCCAGAGCTTCTGCCCCCGGTGCGGCAGGAACACCAATCACGTCACCCATTTCCAAAAGGACGACGCCGGCAGCCTGGTTGCGGACGTCCGCTGTGCAGAATGCCGGGAGGCTGCGGGGGCGGTCGCCTAGGCAGTTAGGTCGCCGGAGCGGCCAGGACGGACGACGGCGAAAATCGCCAATGCTGCTGCCTGCACCACCGTGACGGTGACGGCCAGGGCAAAGACCGACTGCTGGTAGAGGAGGCCGATGAGGAAACTTCCCGCCAGCCAGGCCAGGCCGTAACAGGCGGTGAACATTCCGTAGGCGCTCCCCCGTTTGTTGGCCGGTGCCAGGCCCGCCACGCCGGCACGCATAGTGCTCTCCTGCATCCCCATCGACGCTCCCCACACCAGCACACCTGCCACTGCAAGCCCGGTGTTGTTACTGAAGCCAAGCCACGGAACCGCGGCGGCCAGCACCGGCAGGACCAGCAGGACCCGCAGCCCAACCCGGTCAAAAAGCCAGCCCGAGCCCAGGGCTGCCACCGCGTCCACACCCATTGCCGCGGCGTAAAGCACCGGAACCAGCGCCGGCGGGAGCAGCCCTGTGGCCACCAAGTGAAACGAAAGCAGTCCAAACGTGGCGTAGCCGAACATTGTCAGGCTGCTGAACGCAGCGTAAAGCCAGTACTGGCGCGGCATTCCGGCAGCGCCGCCGGGAACAGGAATGGCCGCGTTGCGCTCCGCTCCAGGGGGCTCCGCATCGGCCTGCTCCACGCCGCCTGCAGGCTGCGGGTTGCCCGGCTGGGCGGCGGCGAGTTCGTAGACGCCAGGATCGGGAACTCTGCGCTTCAGCCAGAACAAGACCAGCATGGCCGCAAGTCCGGGCACAGCCAGCAGCAGGAAACCGGGCCCGTAGCTGCCGGAAAGCGCCAGGGCCACCCCCACCAGCAGTGGCCCCACCAACGCCCCCACCTGGTCCAGTGCTTCATGAAGCGCGAATGCCTTTCCCTGGCCCAGCGCGGAACCGGCCTCCGCCAGCATGGTGTCCTTCGCGGGGCTCCTCACGGCCTTGCCCAAGCGCTCGGCCAGGACCAGCAGGCAGGCGACCCACAGTGCGTCGGTGACTCCGAGCAGGGGCACTGAGACCGCGGTCAGGGCATAACCGCTGATGGCCAGCGCCCACCGCAGCCCGGGCCTGTCAGCAAGCCGCCCAAACACCAGGCGGAGGACCAGGGCCACGGCTTCACCGGCACCGGTGACCACACTGATCAGGAGCGCCGATGCGCCCAGCGCACCGAGGAACGGCCCGGTAACGCTCCGCGCACCCTCGTACACCATGTCCATCAGCGCGCTGATGATGCCGAAAGCCAGGATGAAGCGGACGGCAGTCATGGGCGCGGCGGGAAGCGCCCCTCCGGCGTTACCGCTGGTGCGCATGCTCCCGGGCCTGCTTCACAGCACTATCAGGCACAGCGCCGCTTAATCCAGCACGATTCGACCCGGCACCGCGACGGAGTGCGCGGCCCACGCGGGTGCCACGGCGGGATGGTGGAACAGTACCTTCCGGACGCGTCACCGCCAGGATCACTCCGATTCCTGCCAGGG
Encoded here:
- a CDS encoding PAS and ANTAR domain-containing protein, whose protein sequence is MWSKLDTYLYPLQPSAHCPSGTFELHVPSGKMVWSEGMYGIHGLKQGEVVPTFELFMAHKHQLDRERIQEIWADLLEGGGQGALLHRVIDVRGRERRVFSAIQAVVEPSGQVDYVRGFMVDVTQSLRIESQHAAEEAIEGALGHKALIEQAKGIVMALQGVDGPAAFQLLASRSQHANTKLHIVAEELVNAAANGKAAELLAGY
- a CDS encoding GAF and ANTAR domain-containing protein, with product MERLQDLVLKTPDMAELLHELVTLSAAALSVHTRLLCGVTMVRKKKSATVATSHSRVKAMDELQYAYGDGPCLTALRDLVTVYIPTLHEESRWPHYCATAWDEGIRSILSVPLPLEGEASAALNLYAAQTHAFSDEAIHKAEVHAGQASKALRLAVRLAQLTEDRDNLAAALESRTIIDLATGIIMAQNNCNQDTAIKVLRSASNTRNRKLRDVAALLVASVGKDPNVITHFD
- a CDS encoding arsenate reductase ArsC, whose protein sequence is MSADPAGKPSVLFVCVHNAGRSQMAAAFLTSLSRGTVEVRSAGSQPAEKVNPSAVEAMAEVGIDLSAEVPKMLTTEAVKESDVVITMGCGDECPVFPGKRYEDWELEDPAGKGVDSVRPIRDEIKARIEKLITELLPAQHADAQ
- a CDS encoding esterase/lipase family protein, with the translated sequence MSHPGAAARISPLQKAVWWAQDYVYAAGWQVRGFLSRVQPASFRNGTRAPVVIIPGVYENWQFMMPVIQAIHDAGHPVHVVTVLQRNKLKVPEAAKLVAQHLEEAGLRGAILVAHSKGGLIGKYTMLSLDPEHRIDRMISVCAPFSGSRYARYMLLPSLRIFSPRNALTLQLSRELTINSRITSIYGPFDPHIPEGSVLPGATNIELPVAGHFKILGDPGTARIIVEQLNLPA
- a CDS encoding flavin-containing monooxygenase, which encodes MSEHFDTVVVGGGQAGLAMGYHLSRLKRHFVILDENPRTGDSWRARWESLRLFTPARYDALPGSRYPAPPWSYPSREEFADYLSGYADRFALPVRNNFRVTGVSHTGQCFVIETDNQRIEADNVVVAPGWDRKPKVPAFAQQLSPHIKQLTAGSYKSPADLAPGPVLVVGAGNSGADIALELAPTRRTYISGRHPGEIPWPIDALATRPLTLAVFFAFSHVLNLNTPAGRKARPQILAHSGPLVRVKNRDLVRAGVERVPRTEGTRDGFPILADGRALEVASIIWCTGFTPDLGWIHLPVFGPDGEPEHDRGVAKAQSGLYFLGAIFQQSLASSMVHGVGRDAAFIARHIAARTPQAPAARPRQKDVRPEGSAAPQ
- the trxB gene encoding thioredoxin-disulfide reductase, with protein sequence MSKEQLIIIGSGPSGYTAAIYAARAGLNPLVLAGSVTAGGALMNTTEVENFPGFPGGVQGPELMDGLQQQAEKFGARIEYDDATSVDLKGPVKRVVTGGGETYEATAVILATGSAYKELGLPEEKKFSGHGVSWCATCDGFFFREQDIIVVGGGDSAMEEATFLTRFGKSVTVVVRKGELRASRIMAQRAKDNPKIRFAWNSAVTAIHGDGKVTGVTLTDTRTGETRHQDATGIFVAIGHLPRTDLVAGQVDLDEEGYIKVDAPTTCTNLPGVFACGDAVDHRYRQAITAAGTGCAAALDAERFLAALEDAASIATALVEEPTHS
- a CDS encoding MFS transporter, which codes for MTSPDDPEPFSLRSIAVAAFGPTLLFGIGQGAILPVVALSARELGASVAVAALIVTLIGLGSWFFNLPASLVTLRFGERWSIVGAAVAAGLALAAAAVSSTLASNGLWLLAVAMAVVGMSGAVFGLARQKYLTEAVPVAFRARALSTLGGVNRIGVFIGPFAGAAVMQFFGLAGAYWVGVVAMAAAALLSLTIPDLTTPEVRPGGDAGPQPTLRSVAVSHAGVFLSLGVGILLLSALRSSRQVVIPLWSDHLGMDATSASLIYGLSGAIDMLVFYPAGKLMDRKGRQWVAIPSTLLMGTALLLIPLTGSFVGLLLAALLIGFGNGISSGLVMTLGADFSPDRGRGQFLGLWRFMADAGSTGGPVLLSGVTALASLGPGISATGILGFAAAAVFAVVIPRLKHRRNY
- a CDS encoding cupin domain-containing protein yields the protein MADPIAVNPQHYRLVFENDRVRVLEYSDGPGDSTGTHSHPDSVMVTLTSFARRLRSGGREVDVELGAGQARWLDAQEHSGTNTGSSPTHCLFIELKEPRPQSPGDQERSPATHTGRLGPSAS
- a CDS encoding TetR/AcrR family transcriptional regulator codes for the protein MSEVNAPARRYHSPRRKQQAAATRDAVLAAARELFVGEGYRSTTVAGIARRAGVAVDTVYAAIGRKPDLLREVVETAISGTGHAVPAESRDYVIRLREAERAADKISIYAHALAAIQPRLAPVYVALRDAAGTDADCAALWREISDRRAANMLKFVEDLAATGELRTDRPAAELADAVWSMNGPEYWVLLVDQRGWTPEQFAGWLTDAWCRLLLTVDQAKKR